In a single window of the Acidobacteriota bacterium genome:
- a CDS encoding pitrilysin family protein, producing the protein MVVRDTLDNGLRLLTESIPYVRSVSFGVWLTRGSRQEGPAWPGIAHFVEHMLFKGSETRSAEAIAQAADSIGGQMDASTGKENANYSIKVLDEQLPVAVDILSDVVLHPRFADDDVQREKNVIVEEIKMVEDTPDDLVHELFLQQFWTGHPLSLPILGTRASIEALTTRALRDYFAATYTSDNLIIAAAGNLEHARVRELVEKAFGATRPGRPHVDDGPPTDTALVIIRNKDLEQSHICLGASAYPQDHPERYAALVLNTVMGGSMSSRLFQNVREKRGLAYSVGSGLSAFRDAGLLSIYAGCSNDRVGEVISVIMNELRQLATLPIAATELQRAKDNVKGGLLLGLESTWHRAAYLARQEMYFDRMFTIDETIAGITAVTIEDVARVARELLARAPLSVAVLGAVEGLSLVQDQLRVVS; encoded by the coding sequence ATGGTTGTTCGCGATACGCTCGACAACGGTCTCCGTCTCTTGACGGAGTCGATTCCATACGTCCGGTCGGTGAGTTTCGGCGTCTGGTTGACAAGAGGGTCGCGACAGGAGGGGCCGGCATGGCCGGGCATCGCCCACTTCGTCGAGCACATGCTCTTCAAAGGGTCGGAGACCCGATCGGCCGAGGCCATCGCGCAGGCGGCCGACTCGATTGGCGGCCAGATGGACGCGTCAACCGGCAAGGAGAACGCCAACTACTCGATCAAGGTGCTGGACGAGCAGCTGCCGGTGGCGGTCGACATTCTGTCGGATGTGGTGCTGCACCCGAGATTTGCCGATGATGACGTGCAACGCGAAAAGAACGTCATCGTTGAAGAGATCAAGATGGTCGAGGACACGCCCGACGATCTGGTCCACGAACTCTTCCTGCAGCAGTTCTGGACCGGTCATCCTCTCAGCCTGCCGATCCTCGGCACGCGGGCGAGCATTGAAGCGCTGACGACGAGGGCCCTGCGCGACTATTTTGCTGCGACGTACACCTCGGACAATCTGATTATTGCCGCGGCCGGCAATCTCGAACATGCGCGGGTGCGCGAACTGGTGGAGAAGGCGTTTGGCGCGACGCGGCCTGGCCGCCCTCACGTGGATGACGGGCCGCCCACCGACACGGCGCTGGTCATCATCCGCAACAAGGATCTTGAGCAGAGTCACATCTGCCTGGGGGCGAGCGCGTACCCGCAGGATCACCCCGAGCGGTACGCTGCCCTCGTGCTCAACACGGTGATGGGCGGATCGATGAGTTCCCGGCTGTTTCAGAATGTTCGGGAGAAGCGAGGCCTGGCCTACTCGGTTGGCAGCGGCCTCAGTGCCTTCCGCGACGCGGGCCTGCTCAGCATCTACGCCGGCTGCTCGAACGACCGGGTCGGCGAGGTGATTAGCGTCATCATGAATGAGCTGCGCCAGCTGGCGACGCTGCCGATTGCCGCCACCGAGCTGCAGCGCGCGAAGGACAACGTGAAAGGCGGCCTGCTGCTCGGGCTCGAGAGCACGTGGCATCGGGCGGCGTACCTGGCCCGGCAGGAAATGTACTTCGACCGGATGTTCACGATTGACGAAACCATCGCCGGGATCACGGCCGTCACCATCGAGGACGTCGCCCGTGTCGCACGTGAACTGTTGGCGCGGGCGCCGCTGTCGGTGGCCGTGCTTGGCGCGGTCGAGGGCTTGAGCCTTGTCCAGGATCAACTGCGAGTGGTCTCATGA